A window of Hordeum vulgare subsp. vulgare chromosome 5H, MorexV3_pseudomolecules_assembly, whole genome shotgun sequence genomic DNA:
TTGGAGTAGAGTACATTCTTAATTGTTCATTTCCGACATGTCCTAAACTTAATTGGCTCTGTTTCATCGTCTAATCAAATAAGTGTGGGGTGACATCCATATGCAGGTTGCTGCTGGGCGTtctcggcggtggcggcggtggaggggctgACGAAGATCCGCACGGGGCGGCTGGTGTCGCTGTCGGAGCAGCAGCTGGTGGACTGCGACGTGTACGGCGACGACGAGGGCTGCGCCGGCGGCCTCATGGACAACGCCTTCGAGTACATGATCAACCGCGGCGGTCTGACCACGGAGTCGTCCTACCCGTACCGCGGCACGGACGGGTCGTGCCGCCGCTCGGCGTCGGCCGCGTCCATCCGGGGGTACGAGGACGTGCCGGCCAACAACGAGGCGGCGCTGATGGCGGCCGTGGCGCACCAGCCCGTGTCCGTGGCCATCAACGGCGGCGACAGCGTGTTCCGGTTCTACGACAGCGGCGTGCTGGGCGGGTCCGGCTGCGGCACGGAGCTCAACCACGCCATCACGGCGGTCGGGTACGGCACGGCGAGCGACGGCACCAAGTACTGGATCATGAAGAACTCGTGGGGCGGGTCGTGGGGCGAGGGCGGCTACGTCAGGATCCGCCGCGGTGTCCGCGGCGAGGGCGTCTGCGGCCTCGCCCAGCTCGCGTCTTACCCTGTCTAGCTAGCTGATTCGGTCAGTGGTGCACGTCACTGGCTGGCTGGCTACGCTACGCTATAAGCACCGTGCGTACCTGACACATCCATGGCTCATCCGATCGACTAAACTAGCTAGTACATAAATAATCTAAAATTAATTAAgattgtatgtgtgtgtgtacatATAGATGTGTAGTAGTAGATGATAAATAGCTACTGTGACGACCCAAGCAAGTACAGTATGTGCGGGGTTGTTTGTATTGTATACGTAGCTGCGTCTGCATTTATCATGAAATCATGATGAATTTGTACAGATTGGCTTGTAGGAAGTTGTGACTACAGAACATGTATTGGGTTGCATATTTCACCGCAAAGGAAATATATATACAGAAGACGTATTGGATTGCGTACTTCACCGTTGCATATACACTGTTCCATTGCTGGTTGCCGTACTAGCTACGTACATCGACAGTGATGGTGTTCATGCTGACAGTGGATGGCCATGTAGCTATTTGACTCATCGCGTGGAGTGCATCCAAAAACGACTTTATCAGCTCGGAGCGGCCTAGAGCCACTGGACCATGTTTCACTGTTTCCGTCATGGTCTTGTGTGTGCACGACATTCACACGTCGGGCGGACAAACGACGTTGCTCTGTTTCTTGGCGGCCGCGAACTGGCTGGATTGGCACTGCAACAGGATCAGAAGAGCAGGGTGGGGAAGAGCCGGAGGAGGATAACTGGACGAGTTCATTCCGATAGTCTCCCTTCATATGGAAATGGAACCCGCACGGATCCTGGCCGGTGGGCATATGAATGGCCTAGCTTTGATTTTGTAGGTGTGCAGAGGTTGAGATTGAGAATTGACATATTTGGCTTGGCCCGGCTAGCAAACAGCCGTATCTCTCCTTAGAGCATCTACACCATGTACACCAAAGAGATAAATATACTAGCAGTCATTGAAGTTGAGAGTGAGGCACACTACGATCACTGAACTTCGGAATACGCTTAATACGGTCATTGAATACGAGTTGCAGTGATTATACGGTCATTGGTTCATCGTAGAGCTCCGTATTTTGTCCGGTTGACCGGTCAAAATAGCCTTCTGGCCCTGCCACAGCACCCCGCCACCGTCCCCTCGTGCACGCCGCCGCTGTCGCCCAGCTCCAGCGACACGGTCCACTGCGTTGCGGCCAGCGCGAGCTAGTCGGCCTACAACTCCCCCGCCTTGCCCGTTGCGTCGTACCTCATCTTCTCGCAGGTCTCGGGCGGAGCGGGGTTCCTCTGCGGCGGCGTCGACGCGGTCCCAGGTGGCGGCGGCGTCCCCGCGTTCTTCTATTGGCCCCCGGCGGCCCCGGGGTAGCTCACGCGGGTGTACAGGGGGCCCGACCAACTCCTGGATGTCAACGGCCCCGTTCAATCACGGGTAGTCGGTCGCCACGATggagggaggaggcggaggagggggcgggggcgacGGTGCGGTCGCCTGTGCTGCCGTGAGCCGCTCTTAGGCGGCAACTGGTGCTGCGACGTGCTAACGGAAGGCGACGGGGTCGATGATGGAGATGGAGCCGATGCTTGTGCCGGCACGGGCAGCATGTCGGGGTCGTTGGGGTCGCGGAGATGCATGTAACGCCCTCgaattaatcgtacgctaatcatacacgcaaatgcgtacgatcaaactcaacacAAGTAAAgacaaaaataaaacatacaagcttcatattacaaggcaggggcctcgagggctagaatactgaagctcgataaacacacgtcagcgaaagcaacaaatatatgattacagacattaaacatgaggtgccttggagaagtctagcacaaaagaaacaacgatcgaacgaggcgaggcctcctgcctgggagcctcctaactactcctggtctttagcggcctccacgtagcatGCACCCTCGGGGTAGTAgacgtcgtcggcgggatactccatcttctgggctccaccatctggtcgcagcaacggatcaagggggcaaaaggggaagcaaagcaacggtgagtactcatccaaagtattcgcaagtcttacatctgaactatgctaagtatgcatcagtatcaaagaagggggttagatATGTGGACTGAttgtagcaatgcgagaatagagagagaaaggcctagtcctatcaaagactagcatcttcaaggggtcttgcagcaatagacgagagtagaatagggaacacaaataatagtaatattgttgcagcaatattaatatgaggtcacgcccaaagatgcttcctcgactccctgcgaggaagcaatcccggggcaactaaatccagttaagcaacagttgtagttgtataagatcagggcacaactccaagtcgtcgtgtaaccgttgacatggctatttgaatagataagttcttccctgcacgggtgcacaacatattccccgtcacactcgataacactctggcaggacatacttttctgggtcatgcccggcctcgaaatatcgacacgtcgcagccccatctaagctcaacagagaggccagcccgccggtctaactcctaagcacaaaggggtcgtgggcccacttgccctctgcgctcctgcacgatgcaagggcggccgatgtcagtcctagcaccccttataacaagagcgatgcatctcgggaccactcgggcgcgcgccgctccattgctgacgcgtGAAAAGCTCGgtcgataccacgacgtcgagtacccataattcttcccacgcagacggttagtgcgtaataaggccttccgaccaacccagatcaaatacccaaatccattatcattctaattaagtcatcgacacatccacgcgggaatccacccgcctaacatctattcatcaaagatcccaataacatggtcaagtaactgtgtggttgtaacatcaaggGGATCCGAgacatcaccctcgttggatcccgaacgatgtaaccgtcaaggtggacttagaggaatcactctccagggtcccacacttgagggcttGCACGACCgaggcatcgtcgggagtggtgaaggaggaatcaccctcgatcaccacgaccgactagatgtactacacagatatcatcctcaatacttcgcgaggtgtcaccctccgtaccagatagtagctctgtagcgccgcacagctaagggggtgtgagtgatgtgtcggatctggctcgtcgatcagggatcgatacttgatgacaaagcggggcaactggattaATGGGTCAGAGGGGataactgctccacctatactaagcagattaaaagtaTAGTACTGAAAGTAACatctcatcaaaattaggctatgcattagatataggagctaactgcaacagtagcaaaattctaatggatGAAGAAAGTCATAGgccatatagggatgatcaagggggtttgcttgccttgttgctctgcggcaaagggctggtcgtcaggagggtagatgtacccggcagtagcgtcagtctcgaggtctaccggtaagaagaggggggagaaacaataaataacaacaataggtgcaacactaagtatgacatggcaatatgcaggctaggtatGAGCTAACAcagtgctatccgtcatagacgggtcgggaaaatatcagatgatatttcccgggtctgtggctactaccggtcggacgaaaatggtggaaaagttccacgtttgctatgctagggactcaTGACAAACGAATGAACCGCGTATCCGGGTTCATCTCGTtctgctaatcaactttcatgttgaaaatattttcatctgagttacggattattttatattaattttcaaagttttattaatatttaagaataaaaaaatgatttaattaattcaattaaatgatattatgacattagcatgatgtcatgctgacatcaagagttgactggtcaaactaaccagtgggtcccatgtgtcatagacacactttttaattagggttaattattaattaaccagattaatttagtgggggacccacgtgtcatattctgttaggttaaatacttatctatattaacaTATTTACTTCATTATTCTAATTACTCATAATCATtataattacctaattaattaattaattaattaattaaactatttaCTAATTATTATTTTTACAGAGGGTTGTGTGGGCCTCCCTCTgagtgggagtggggggttggccccacatggcagtGGCCCACCGGTcacacacaacacaacacatacacacactttgTATAGAATATCTCACATACACATATACACATTTTTACACACATCCACAAtacacatcatacatacatacatatacatatatttgcATACATACACATTTACatatatccatttattttcttttcttttcctaacatctcttttctttctttccgtTCTATCTCTCTGTTCATCTCTCTCTCAACACAAAGACAGGAGGCAaaactccacctcctcctcttacaCGAGATCAACGACGTCGGGACGAGGCGATGAACGCCAGAACGGAACCGAAGggtggaaggagagggagagggggcgtGCTCACCAACGTTGTAGAGGGGTGGGGtcggcgaggctcgatggagccggTGGGGAAGTGGAGGAGGCCGGCGACGGATAAGCGGCGCGGTTCCGGCGAGGTAGGCGGTGGTGCAGGGGGCACCGGGACGGTGCAGTCCGGCAGGGAAGCTGGATGACGGCGGGGTGGCGCGGTGAAGGGGCCCCGGGCCGGTGGTGGTGGCCGGCGAGGGGACGGAGGGCTCGATGCAGGGGAGCTCCGTAAGCGGAGCTTGCGAGGGGAAAACACAAGGGCTTCGACGGGGGGGTGCTGACGAGGGAAAACGCCGGGGGAgagcgacggggggggggggtggcttgTGGGCTGAGGGTGAAGTGAGGGGAGGGCACAGGGCGACGGTGGGGGCCTCGATCCAGGGAGGATCGAGGGGATGGGGGCTGATGAGGGGAACGGGAGGCAGGTGCTCGAGGGGATGGGCTTCGGTGGTGGGGCGATCTGAGGAGGAGAGAGCGCGGGCGCTTGGGGGGCtcgcgaggggagagggagtgGGGCGGCATGGGGGTTGGTGGGGATCGATCTGGGGGTGAGGGTGACGAGGGGGAAGGGAACCGTCCTGGTCCCTCGTGGCTGGCGGCGGGACAGGGAGGAAATGGGAGGGGGGGCTCGGTTAGGGTTCGcgtgggggtcttatacccccaaGTGGATGGCCCGGTGGGGTTGGGCCATGgccttttgggtttttttttcttttttccttttgttttttttttatagtttctgtttcaaatatataggggttttaaataatttcaaaaatgtctGTTTCAACTTTATAAATTATTAGGGAATTTTTGTAAATCATCcggcatttttattttaacattcgataacttttctcgttcgacttatttttaaattttgaatttgactcgatttcgactaacacgagatcaacgatagaaatcacgaggacgtggcatcattagcgtgggatcattgtagcttaattacatatat
This region includes:
- the LOC123452270 gene encoding senescence-specific cysteine protease SAG39-like, translating into MSLSTLILALLAMSSAVAAPRALAARQLAGDEAITVEAAMVSRHEKWMAEHGRTYANEEEKARRLEVFRANAKLIDSFNSAEDSTHRLATNRFADLTDEEFRAARTGLRRPPAAAAGAGSGAGRFRYENFSLADAAGSMDWRAMGAVTGVKDQGSCGCCWAFSAVAAVEGLTKIRTGRLVSLSEQQLVDCDVYGDDEGCAGGLMDNAFEYMINRGGLTTESSYPYRGTDGSCRRSASAASIRGYEDVPANNEAALMAAVAHQPVSVAINGGDSVFRFYDSGVLGGSGCGTELNHAITAVGYGTASDGTKYWIMKNSWGGSWGEGGYVRIRRGVRGEGVCGLAQLASYPV